A region from the Dendropsophus ebraccatus isolate aDenEbr1 chromosome 1, aDenEbr1.pat, whole genome shotgun sequence genome encodes:
- the LOC138770513 gene encoding uncharacterized protein isoform X3: MDPGHPWSKSSEPVRSQPQWQNTSAYNPDQIYNAKAIVPPVLKCLLEVEEVRLQKNAFYIRPEQMLFYTSPEFECCGPSVNMKFQDPGRRDVVSLRSYPGGCCDLDTCVKVSALPALTIGFITFSNFSHKTMITIEMTYGEPAFTAELPLPRSHNPIEILSVNGSCPVASITQEGEKESSEVVFQFPMDMKATLKVLILAAFLYMRHKLNQLYRSGRFSSCDSGWLTAGGFITGVDAVHWNHGGTFGVGDWGGVGDWGGFGD, encoded by the exons ATGGATCCAG GACATCCCTGGAGCAAAAGCTCTGAACCTGTTCGAAGCCAACCCCAATGGCAGAACACATCCGCATATAATCCTGACCAAATCTACAACGCCAAGGCGATAGTCCCCCCGGTGCTTAAGTGTCTTTTAGAA GTGGAAGAGGTCAGATTGCAGAAAAATG CTTTCTACATTAGACCTGAGCAGATGCTCTTCTACACAAGTCCGGAGTTTGAGTGCTGCGGACCGTCCGTTAATATGAAGTTTCAGGATCCTGGAAGGAGAGATGTGGTCTCACTGCGTTCATACCCGGGAGGTTGCTGCGACTTGGACACTTGT GTGAAGGTCAGCGCTCTTCCGGCCCTCACCATTGGATTCATCACATTTTCAAACTTTTCTCATAAAACGATGATCACAATTGAGATGACGTACGGAGAGCCTGCGTTCACTGCCGAGCTGCCATTACCCAGATCACACAACCCCATTGAG ATACTCAGTGTAAATGGATCGTGTCCTGTGGCCAGTATAACCCAGGAGGGAGAAAAGGAATCTTCTGAAGTCGTCTTCCAGTTTCCTATGGACATGAAGGCTACACTGAAAGTTCTCATCCTGGCTGCCTTCCTGTACATG AGACACAAGCTAAATCAACTGTACCGCTCAGGAAGATTTTCCTCTTGTGACAGTGGGTGGTTAACGGCAGGAGGATTTATTACTGGTGTTGATGCCGTACATTGGAATCATGGTGGAACCTTTGGCGTTGGGGACTGGGGTGGTGTTGGGGACTGGGGTGGTTTTGGGGACTGA